The Bacillus sp. Marseille-Q1617 genome has a segment encoding these proteins:
- a CDS encoding DEAD/DEAH box helicase, with translation MSKFISLGISEEMGHILSQMGISSPTPIQEKVIPVLLKGSDIMAKAQTGSGKTYAFVLPILEKSQKTTGHIQGIIVTPTRELSIQIAGVLKQLTKKHKNGGVLAMYGGQSHDQEIVELKKNPGYIVGTPGRILDQIKRGNLDLSHVKFFVLDEADQMLQIGFLNKVEEIIRATPSSRQMMLFSATLPEPVKKLANKYMKNAKTIEIEENAAPSSINQFAIFTVDKAKQETILQLVEAFKPEKAVIFCRTKRRVTKLFQVFKSKGIKVGELHGDIPQEKREEVMEAFRKGELPLLIATDVASRGLDIEGVSHVFNYDIPENTETYTHRIGRTGRAGAEGLSYTLYTSEDRPLLDKIESDLKTRIQKQNLGNTISLKDKDSSSSKKKRNKRKGTSSAQKKSKSKRDDQQKMKDDGFYSKRPGKKSKPTSSDGSAAQTPKEMKKGDTQPAKSNKKTAYRSKKTNK, from the coding sequence TTGAGTAAATTTATATCCCTAGGGATTTCAGAAGAGATGGGACATATTTTGTCACAGATGGGAATATCGTCCCCGACCCCCATACAGGAAAAAGTGATACCTGTTTTGTTAAAAGGCAGCGATATTATGGCAAAAGCCCAAACCGGTTCAGGAAAAACGTATGCTTTTGTGTTACCGATACTTGAAAAAAGCCAAAAGACTACGGGCCACATACAGGGAATCATTGTCACTCCTACAAGAGAATTGAGCATCCAAATTGCGGGTGTATTGAAACAGCTGACAAAGAAACATAAGAATGGCGGAGTTTTAGCCATGTATGGCGGACAGAGTCATGATCAAGAGATTGTTGAACTCAAAAAAAACCCGGGGTATATTGTCGGGACACCCGGCAGGATATTGGATCAAATCAAACGAGGGAATCTTGACCTGTCGCATGTTAAATTTTTTGTTTTGGATGAAGCGGATCAGATGCTGCAAATCGGTTTCCTGAACAAGGTAGAGGAAATCATCAGGGCAACCCCTTCTTCAAGACAAATGATGCTGTTTTCCGCTACACTTCCTGAACCTGTTAAGAAACTCGCGAATAAATACATGAAAAATGCAAAGACAATAGAAATCGAGGAGAATGCAGCCCCTTCGTCGATCAATCAATTTGCCATTTTCACAGTAGATAAAGCAAAGCAGGAAACCATTCTTCAATTAGTTGAAGCCTTCAAACCGGAAAAAGCGGTCATATTCTGCCGTACCAAGAGAAGAGTGACGAAGCTCTTTCAAGTTTTTAAATCCAAAGGCATCAAAGTCGGTGAGCTTCATGGCGATATTCCTCAAGAAAAAAGAGAGGAAGTAATGGAAGCTTTCAGAAAAGGAGAATTACCTCTCCTGATTGCGACTGATGTAGCTTCAAGGGGATTGGATATTGAAGGAGTTTCGCATGTCTTCAATTATGATATTCCGGAAAACACGGAAACATATACCCACCGGATAGGGAGGACGGGAAGAGCAGGGGCAGAAGGTTTGTCCTATACTCTATACACATCGGAAGACAGGCCGTTACTCGACAAAATCGAAAGTGATTTAAAAACGAGAATTCAAAAACAGAATTTAGGCAACACCATTTCTTTAAAAGATAAAGACAGCTCATCTTCTAAAAAGAAAAGAAATAAGAGAAAAGGAACTTCTTCAGCACAAAAAAAATCAAAAAGTAAACGCGATGACCAGCAAAAAATGAAAGACGATGGATTTTACAGTAAACGGCCAGGAAAGAAAAGCAAACCAACGTCATCTGATGGGTCCGCAGCGCAAACACCAAAAGAAATGAAAAAAGGCGATACCCAACCTGCGAAATCAAATAAAAAGACGGCATACCGTTCAAAAAAAACCAATAAATAA
- a CDS encoding peroxiredoxin family protein, which produces MADRKVVVLALHDELESVYPPLNIAVGAASSGAEVILAFSRDGVNILDRHYLPKPSKGLEHLPKALKSFHAPTINELLGIAAESGVQFYIVDADHHEKLDLMYPAEQVPIKWVLNESSSADLFVHF; this is translated from the coding sequence ATGGCTGATAGAAAAGTTGTAGTACTCGCATTGCATGATGAGTTGGAGTCTGTTTATCCGCCGCTGAATATAGCAGTTGGCGCTGCGTCGTCTGGAGCAGAAGTCATACTTGCCTTTTCCAGGGATGGTGTCAATATTTTGGATAGACATTATCTTCCCAAGCCTTCTAAAGGGCTTGAACATTTGCCAAAGGCATTAAAATCTTTTCATGCCCCTACAATTAATGAATTACTGGGGATAGCGGCAGAATCAGGAGTGCAATTTTATATAGTCGATGCAGATCATCATGAAAAATTGGATTTGATGTACCCGGCAGAGCAGGTTCCTATTAAATGGGTACTAAATGAAAGTAGCTCTGCAGATTTATTTGTACACTTTTAA
- a CDS encoding DsrE/DsrF/DrsH-like family protein: MKRWVYFVTLSSNAPYVIKEGIKRKKEGDEVSIFFDLDGAYVLDKRYSKKIERSHGVEMDLLIKKAISSGIHLYGCQMNVLVADGLELVDGVELAGVVTFLESAYEADAVLSY; encoded by the coding sequence ATGAAAAGATGGGTCTACTTTGTCACTTTAAGTTCCAATGCCCCCTATGTTATCAAAGAAGGCATCAAACGAAAGAAAGAAGGCGATGAGGTATCGATATTCTTTGATTTGGACGGTGCGTATGTACTCGATAAACGTTACTCAAAGAAAATAGAAAGATCTCATGGAGTCGAGATGGACTTGCTTATCAAGAAAGCAATTTCTTCTGGGATCCATCTCTACGGGTGCCAAATGAATGTTCTTGTGGCTGACGGTTTAGAGTTAGTAGACGGTGTAGAACTTGCGGGAGTGGTCACCTTCCTTGAATCTGCCTATGAAGCGGATGCGGTATTGAGCTATTGA
- a CDS encoding DsrE/DsrF/DrsH-like family protein, with product MSKKVAIIASNGGLFDAYKVYNIATAAAATDQEVAIFFTFEGLNLIHKEAHQQLPMPEGKEHFQEGFSKANVPAIPELVEMAKEMGVRFIGCQMTMDVMGLDKEAFVDGIEVGGAVTFLEFAKDADVTLTF from the coding sequence ATGAGTAAAAAAGTAGCAATTATCGCAAGTAATGGTGGATTATTTGATGCGTATAAAGTTTATAATATTGCAACTGCTGCGGCAGCAACTGATCAAGAGGTAGCGATTTTCTTCACTTTCGAAGGATTAAATTTAATCCATAAAGAAGCTCATCAACAGCTTCCAATGCCAGAAGGAAAAGAACATTTCCAAGAAGGTTTCTCTAAAGCAAACGTTCCAGCCATTCCAGAGTTGGTGGAAATGGCGAAAGAAATGGGTGTGCGATTTATCGGCTGTCAAATGACAATGGATGTTATGGGATTAGATAAGGAAGCATTCGTAGATGGAATCGAAGTAGGCGGCGCAGTAACATTCCTTGAATTTGCTAAAGATGCAGATGTTACATTAACATTCTAA
- a CDS encoding rhodanese-like domain-containing protein — MKELSTKEVQELLKSEKPNIIDVREDDEVAAGKIPAAKHIPLGSIETRMNELDKSKEYIMVCRSGGRSGRAAQFLESQGFNVINMAGGMLAWEGDVE, encoded by the coding sequence ATGAAAGAACTATCAACAAAAGAAGTACAAGAATTATTAAAAAGTGAAAAACCAAACATTATTGATGTTCGTGAAGATGATGAAGTGGCTGCGGGTAAAATTCCAGCAGCAAAGCATATTCCACTTGGATCCATTGAAACCAGAATGAATGAATTGGATAAGTCCAAGGAATATATCATGGTTTGCCGCTCAGGAGGACGAAGCGGACGAGCTGCTCAATTCCTTGAAAGCCAAGGCTTTAATGTTATCAATATGGCAGGCGGAATGTTAGCTTGGGAAGGCGATGTGGAATAA
- a CDS encoding PRK06851 family protein — protein sequence MSGIVRHYYAGGNTAKGFYSLYDSVLDGLNRLFILKGGPGTGKSSLMKDIGKRFEEKEIDVEYLHCASDNKSIDGVILPQWGLGIVDGTAPHIIEPNAPGVIEEYVNLGAAWNSDELAKHKKEILELNEEISRKFQEAYETFAEALDAHDDIEEIYISNMDFAEANELTEELISLFYQNASLDKKAKVVHRFLGAATPNGAVDYIQNLTRDVEKRYFIKGRAGSGKSTMLKKIAAAGEEKGFDVEVYHCGFDPNSLDMVIIREQGIAIFDSTAPHEYFPDRDSDEIIDMYERCITPGTDEKFEGEIARTTKGYKDKMKEAISYLSEAKALRETLEAIYIDAMDFNKVNQVKEEIFNKLNSIVESN from the coding sequence ATGTCAGGGATCGTACGACATTATTATGCAGGCGGCAATACGGCGAAAGGCTTTTACAGCTTATATGATTCGGTACTGGATGGTTTGAACCGATTGTTTATTTTAAAGGGTGGACCGGGGACAGGCAAATCGTCCTTAATGAAGGATATTGGAAAGAGGTTTGAGGAAAAGGAAATCGACGTAGAGTACTTACACTGTGCTTCAGATAACAAGTCGATCGATGGGGTGATACTGCCTCAATGGGGACTTGGAATTGTAGATGGCACTGCACCGCATATCATCGAACCGAATGCACCGGGTGTGATTGAAGAGTATGTAAATTTAGGCGCTGCTTGGAATTCGGATGAATTGGCGAAGCACAAAAAAGAGATCCTCGAGTTGAACGAAGAAATTTCCCGAAAATTTCAGGAAGCCTACGAAACCTTTGCTGAAGCACTTGATGCACATGATGACATCGAAGAAATCTACATTAGCAATATGGACTTTGCTGAAGCGAACGAATTAACAGAAGAGTTGATTTCATTATTTTATCAGAATGCATCTCTTGATAAGAAAGCAAAAGTGGTTCATCGCTTCTTGGGTGCCGCAACGCCGAACGGGGCTGTTGACTATATACAAAATTTAACCCGGGATGTAGAGAAAAGGTATTTCATCAAGGGTCGTGCAGGTTCAGGTAAGTCGACTATGCTGAAGAAGATTGCTGCAGCGGGTGAGGAAAAAGGGTTCGATGTGGAGGTATACCATTGCGGGTTCGATCCAAATAGTTTAGATATGGTCATCATCCGTGAACAGGGTATTGCCATATTTGACAGTACAGCCCCGCATGAATACTTTCCGGACCGCGATAGTGATGAAATCATCGATATGTATGAAAGGTGCATCACTCCAGGAACGGATGAGAAATTTGAAGGCGAAATCGCAAGGACCACTAAAGGTTATAAGGATAAAATGAAAGAGGCGATTTCCTATTTGAGTGAAGCAAAGGCTCTCCGTGAAACTCTAGAGGCCATTTATATAGACGCAATGGATTTTAACAAGGTCAATCAGGTAAAAGAGGAGATATTCAATAAGTTAAATTCCATTGTTGAATCGAATTGA
- a CDS encoding TIGR00266 family protein → MNSHEIDFKLHGDDMQFVEIELDPGESAVAEAGGMMMMDDGISMETIFGDGAQEGKGSGFLGKLVGAGKRLLTGESLFMTVFTNEGSGKKHVSFAAPYPGKIIPVDLSELGGKVICQKDAFLCAAKGVAVGIDFQKKLGTGFFGGEGFIMQKLEGDGLAFLHAGGTIHKKQLQPGELLRVDTGCLVAMTKDVDYNIEYVGKIKSAFLGGEGLFFATVRGPGTVWIQSLPFSRLAERIYANAPGGGKSTGEGSILGGIGDFLNGDD, encoded by the coding sequence ATGAACTCACATGAAATTGATTTTAAATTGCATGGGGATGACATGCAATTTGTTGAAATAGAACTTGATCCGGGAGAGAGTGCCGTCGCTGAAGCGGGAGGCATGATGATGATGGATGATGGCATTAGCATGGAAACGATCTTTGGAGACGGGGCACAAGAGGGAAAAGGAAGCGGATTTCTTGGAAAACTTGTGGGTGCCGGTAAACGGTTGTTAACAGGTGAGAGTTTATTTATGACCGTATTTACGAATGAGGGAAGCGGTAAAAAACATGTTTCTTTTGCAGCTCCATATCCCGGTAAGATCATCCCGGTGGATTTAAGCGAATTAGGCGGAAAAGTCATCTGCCAGAAGGATGCATTCTTATGCGCAGCGAAAGGCGTTGCTGTGGGCATTGATTTTCAAAAGAAATTAGGAACCGGATTCTTCGGCGGTGAAGGCTTTATCATGCAAAAACTCGAAGGAGACGGTCTGGCATTTCTGCATGCGGGAGGGACCATACATAAAAAGCAATTGCAGCCTGGAGAATTGCTGAGAGTCGATACAGGCTGTCTTGTTGCCATGACAAAAGACGTGGACTATAACATTGAGTATGTAGGCAAAATCAAGTCAGCTTTCCTGGGGGGAGAAGGTCTGTTCTTCGCAACGGTGCGCGGTCCCGGCACTGTATGGATCCAATCGCTTCCTTTCAGCCGACTTGCTGAAAGAATTTATGCAAATGCACCTGGCGGAGGGAAATCCACAGGGGAAGGAAGTATATTAGGCGGAATCGGGGATTTCTTAAACGGAGATGATTAA
- the speD gene encoding adenosylmethionine decarboxylase, whose amino-acid sequence MKLTHEERIQLHEFNNLTKSLSFNMYDICYTKTREEREAYIEYIDEQYNAERLTKILTHVSDIIGAHVLNVAKQDYVPQGASVTILVSEGPIVEVPTEHFDESPGPLPSSVTMHLDKSHITVHTYPEYHPHEGISTFRADIDVSTCGEISPLKALNYLIHSFDTDIMTMDYRVRGFTRDINGRKLFIDHDINSIQNYIPEEIKDEYDMIDVNVYPQNIFHTKCKLKDFDLNNYLFGYSKEKLDKEEAKEITEKLKMEMDEIFYGKNIHNPY is encoded by the coding sequence ATGAAACTAACACACGAGGAAAGAATCCAGCTGCATGAATTCAATAACCTGACTAAATCTCTCAGCTTCAATATGTATGATATTTGCTATACGAAAACGAGAGAAGAGCGTGAAGCATACATAGAATATATTGATGAACAATATAACGCCGAACGACTGACAAAGATCCTGACACATGTTTCTGATATCATTGGGGCCCATGTTTTAAATGTGGCAAAACAGGATTATGTCCCTCAAGGTGCCAGCGTGACGATCCTGGTGTCAGAAGGGCCGATCGTAGAAGTTCCGACTGAACATTTCGATGAGTCACCGGGACCTCTTCCGTCATCCGTCACCATGCATTTGGACAAAAGTCATATTACCGTACACACTTATCCGGAATACCATCCCCATGAAGGGATCAGTACATTCCGTGCAGATATCGATGTATCGACATGCGGTGAGATCTCACCATTGAAAGCATTGAATTATCTGATTCATTCATTTGATACCGATATCATGACGATGGATTACAGGGTCCGGGGTTTTACACGTGATATCAACGGACGTAAATTATTCATTGACCATGATATCAATTCCATACAAAACTATATACCTGAAGAGATTAAAGATGAGTACGATATGATCGATGTGAATGTTTATCCTCAGAATATCTTTCATACAAAATGTAAATTAAAAGATTTTGACTTAAATAATTATCTGTTCGGATATTCGAAGGAAAAACTTGATAAGGAAGAAGCGAAAGAAATAACCGAAAAATTAAAAATGGAAATGGATGAAATCTTTTACGGAAAAAACATTCACAATCCATACTAG
- a CDS encoding CAP domain-containing protein — protein sequence MKRLLMLIVVILLAYGTKPVWEEKVHAAGIDSMLSKIEEMKNNPKVQDAFDQFYNEVNLLLIKLDESFRDLENAEHDLKGKNIDKPSLSAPDHQVFSIHNLELGDTRTAVEKELGAPDRTSLNEYGSKWHTYHEEYQNFFMVSYDEEQKVNGLYTNQDLLTSSTGIKLDSPKKDVHDQLGEPLEKIRKGLTVYQLQNNGEHEVFQVDGSFVTVFYDKHEKDTVTAVQIIDDNLEQNKKGFYTEPDPKLKEGFELQLFDLTNAARVNHGLSPLIWDDQVRETARKHSLDMAEHNYFSHTNLEGDSPFDRMEEDQVAFRTAGENLAYGQMSSIFAHEGLMNSKGHRENILQSHYEYLGVGVAFNGDAQPYYTENFFSR from the coding sequence ATGAAGCGATTACTTATGCTTATCGTTGTCATACTACTAGCATACGGCACTAAGCCGGTTTGGGAAGAAAAAGTACATGCAGCCGGTATAGACTCTATGCTGTCTAAAATAGAAGAAATGAAAAACAACCCCAAAGTACAGGACGCCTTTGATCAGTTTTATAATGAAGTGAACCTGCTATTGATCAAATTGGATGAGTCATTCCGGGATTTAGAAAATGCAGAACACGACCTGAAGGGAAAAAACATCGATAAACCTTCCTTATCTGCTCCTGATCATCAGGTATTTTCCATACATAACCTAGAACTGGGTGATACCCGGACTGCCGTCGAAAAAGAGCTTGGAGCACCTGATCGAACATCACTCAATGAATATGGCTCAAAATGGCATACCTATCATGAAGAGTATCAAAATTTCTTCATGGTTTCTTATGATGAAGAGCAAAAGGTAAATGGTTTATATACGAATCAGGACTTACTGACCTCATCAACCGGAATAAAATTGGATAGTCCAAAAAAAGACGTACATGACCAACTGGGTGAACCGTTGGAGAAAATCCGAAAAGGACTGACGGTGTACCAGCTGCAAAACAATGGGGAACATGAAGTTTTTCAAGTCGATGGCAGCTTTGTGACCGTTTTTTATGATAAGCATGAAAAAGATACAGTGACCGCAGTACAAATCATTGATGATAACCTTGAGCAAAACAAGAAGGGGTTTTATACGGAGCCGGATCCAAAGCTCAAAGAAGGATTTGAGCTTCAGTTATTCGACCTTACCAACGCAGCCAGGGTGAATCACGGCTTGTCTCCACTTATTTGGGATGATCAGGTCAGAGAGACTGCCCGAAAACACAGCCTGGACATGGCAGAACACAATTATTTCAGTCATACCAACCTAGAAGGGGATTCTCCTTTCGACCGTATGGAAGAAGATCAGGTTGCATTCAGGACAGCCGGGGAAAACCTTGCATATGGACAGATGAGTTCCATCTTTGCTCATGAAGGATTAATGAATTCAAAGGGTCACAGGGAAAATATCCTACAGTCACATTATGAATATCTAGGAGTGGGGGTTGCCTTTAATGGGGATGCACAACCTTACTACACCGAAAATTTCTTTAGCCGATAA
- a CDS encoding DsbA family protein, translating to MKIEVWSDFVCPFCYVGKRRLEESLDTFKHDVEVEYKSFELDPEAEVEMNMNVYELLSKKYGTSIEQAKNMSKGVMEQGAQAGIQFNFDDSIPTNTFDAHRIAKFAASKGLEASMAESLFKAHFIEGRHIGDKETLLSISESIGLDLVEVKEILSGSHFSEDVRFDESEARQLGVQGVPFFVINRKYAISGAQPAEVFESTLQKVWEEENSHSPLQTVTGEPGMQCDDNGCQVPNDKE from the coding sequence ATGAAAATAGAGGTATGGTCTGACTTTGTATGTCCTTTTTGTTATGTTGGAAAGCGCAGGCTCGAAGAATCACTGGATACATTCAAACATGATGTAGAGGTTGAATACAAGAGCTTTGAGCTTGATCCAGAGGCTGAAGTTGAAATGAATATGAATGTGTATGAGCTTCTTTCAAAAAAATATGGAACATCCATCGAACAAGCCAAAAACATGTCCAAAGGTGTCATGGAGCAGGGTGCGCAGGCAGGGATTCAATTTAATTTTGACGACAGTATCCCGACTAACACGTTCGATGCCCACCGAATAGCCAAGTTTGCAGCATCTAAAGGATTGGAAGCGTCGATGGCTGAGAGCCTGTTTAAAGCCCATTTCATTGAAGGCAGGCATATTGGGGATAAAGAAACTCTTTTATCCATCTCTGAAAGTATCGGACTGGACCTTGTAGAAGTGAAGGAAATATTGAGTGGATCACATTTTTCAGAGGATGTACGGTTTGATGAAAGTGAGGCCCGCCAGTTAGGCGTACAGGGAGTCCCATTCTTTGTCATTAATCGTAAATATGCAATTTCCGGTGCTCAGCCTGCAGAGGTATTTGAAAGCACATTGCAAAAGGTCTGGGAAGAAGAAAACAGTCATTCGCCACTGCAAACGGTGACAGGAGAGCCCGGCATGCAGTGTGATGACAATGGATGCCAAGTTCCGAATGATAAAGAATGA
- a CDS encoding helicase-related protein yields MQNLDSIREKAIEETKVKIEEDISLYLASHEECPSFQDYLSERSEFFHQIWLNTWLNKVTNNVLRSHKKAFLRSKGYDVEGVDKKLLNKMFRNEIRNEHPFQVKEWVIDHAPDEQQWKLRHQQARARYVTEMEEKVTASKRKGVQKDILYFLEQQVEAQELNWYIELRYLFAKKLISDMNTKPKYKQMEPYALEEKLEEEGFLSSHVFKTVSDILTEFTGSIHKKSEQWERNLWEYETYYFPYERFISYYTEHIITSFVCENLPADILVSYQGIFGEELSQERLINWSQPVLLKEKSLFFKWIQDEYVIDLVQLADMPFDAEAHLSVYKESIAKREQREAEEKALLKRKQEEEARILEDIFGQEYSPSYSKGIKYVLHIGETNTGKTHKALNRMKGAESGIYLAPLRLLALEVFDKLNSEGVPCNLKTGEEEKEVEQARHVACTVEMFHEKDEYEVVVIDEAQMLADQDRGFSWYKAITKARAKEVHIIGSENVRSLLLELVGEDQVEIHNYEREIPLQVEKKEFKLKHARQGDALVCFSRKKVLDTASRLQNNGHKVSMIYGSMPPETRKKQMMQFIKGKTKVIVATDAIGMGLNLPIRRIVFLENDKFDGTRRRLLTSQEVKQIAGRAGRKGMYEIGKVAFTKDIKRMSQLLNQEDPSLQTFAIAPTSKVFERFQRYYHDMDTFFELWDRFESPYGTEKASLTEEKELYDLIRGTQIEARLSLTDLYGFLHLPFSKKENRLTQQWLDSMYAIVHDEELPEPDINNKNLEQKEISYKAVGLHLLLLYRLGRQTEAYYWERTREEIADGVHESLRTEVRSISKTCKHCGKKLPPNFGFPICDRCHALNRKRRERRGSK; encoded by the coding sequence ATGCAAAACCTTGACTCTATCCGGGAGAAAGCGATTGAGGAAACGAAAGTTAAAATTGAAGAGGATATTTCACTTTATCTGGCTTCACATGAGGAGTGTCCTTCTTTCCAGGACTATCTTTCTGAAAGAAGTGAGTTTTTCCATCAGATTTGGTTGAATACCTGGCTGAACAAAGTAACGAATAATGTTCTCAGAAGCCATAAAAAAGCATTTCTGAGAAGTAAGGGATACGACGTTGAAGGCGTCGATAAAAAGCTCTTGAATAAAATGTTCCGAAATGAAATAAGAAATGAACACCCTTTTCAAGTTAAGGAATGGGTGATTGATCATGCTCCTGATGAACAGCAGTGGAAATTGCGGCATCAACAGGCGAGGGCACGTTATGTCACAGAGATGGAAGAAAAGGTGACGGCTTCTAAAAGAAAAGGTGTCCAAAAAGACATTCTCTATTTTCTCGAACAACAAGTGGAGGCACAGGAACTTAATTGGTATATCGAATTAAGGTACTTATTCGCCAAAAAGCTAATAAGTGATATGAATACTAAGCCGAAATATAAGCAAATGGAACCTTATGCACTCGAGGAAAAGTTAGAAGAAGAAGGGTTTCTCAGCAGCCATGTATTCAAAACCGTTTCGGATATCCTAACGGAATTCACAGGTTCCATTCATAAGAAAAGTGAACAATGGGAACGTAACCTTTGGGAATATGAAACGTATTATTTTCCTTATGAACGTTTTATCTCATATTATACAGAACATATTATTACCTCTTTTGTATGTGAAAACCTTCCTGCTGATATCCTTGTTTCTTATCAGGGGATATTCGGGGAGGAACTCTCTCAAGAGCGGTTGATTAATTGGTCCCAGCCTGTCCTCCTTAAGGAAAAATCTCTCTTTTTCAAGTGGATTCAGGATGAATATGTCATTGATTTGGTGCAGCTTGCAGATATGCCTTTTGATGCAGAGGCCCACCTTTCAGTTTATAAGGAATCGATTGCTAAAAGAGAACAACGTGAAGCAGAAGAGAAGGCATTGTTAAAGCGTAAACAAGAAGAAGAGGCACGTATTCTCGAAGACATATTCGGTCAGGAATACAGTCCGTCCTACAGTAAAGGCATTAAATACGTTTTGCATATCGGAGAAACCAATACGGGGAAAACACATAAGGCATTAAATCGAATGAAAGGTGCAGAAAGCGGGATCTACCTTGCCCCTTTACGTTTATTGGCACTCGAAGTTTTTGATAAGTTAAACAGTGAGGGTGTGCCATGCAATCTCAAGACAGGAGAGGAAGAAAAAGAGGTCGAGCAGGCACGCCATGTTGCATGCACAGTTGAAATGTTCCATGAAAAAGATGAATATGAAGTGGTCGTGATCGATGAGGCCCAGATGCTTGCAGATCAGGATAGAGGCTTCTCCTGGTATAAGGCGATCACGAAAGCGAGAGCAAAGGAAGTCCATATCATCGGAAGTGAGAACGTACGCAGTCTGCTTTTGGAATTAGTGGGAGAAGATCAAGTAGAAATCCACAATTATGAAAGAGAGATACCTTTACAAGTTGAAAAGAAGGAATTCAAATTAAAACACGCACGGCAGGGGGATGCCCTGGTTTGTTTTTCAAGGAAAAAAGTACTGGATACAGCTTCAAGACTGCAGAATAACGGCCACAAAGTCAGTATGATATACGGAAGCATGCCTCCCGAGACCAGAAAGAAACAAATGATGCAATTCATTAAAGGAAAAACGAAGGTGATCGTCGCCACAGACGCTATCGGGATGGGGTTGAATCTTCCCATCAGAAGGATCGTATTTCTTGAAAACGATAAATTCGACGGGACGAGAAGAAGGCTGCTTACTTCTCAGGAAGTAAAGCAGATCGCAGGAAGAGCCGGTCGAAAAGGCATGTATGAAATTGGAAAAGTAGCCTTTACCAAGGATATAAAAAGAATGTCGCAGCTTCTGAACCAGGAAGATCCATCCCTGCAAACATTTGCAATAGCGCCTACAAGCAAGGTATTTGAACGATTCCAGCGCTATTATCATGATATGGATACCTTTTTCGAATTATGGGATCGGTTTGAAAGTCCGTATGGCACAGAAAAAGCTTCTTTAACAGAAGAAAAAGAGCTGTATGATCTCATCCGGGGTACCCAGATAGAAGCCAGACTTTCTCTTACTGATTTATACGGATTTTTACATCTTCCTTTTTCAAAGAAAGAAAACAGACTCACTCAGCAATGGCTCGATTCCATGTATGCAATCGTCCATGATGAAGAGCTTCCGGAGCCCGATATTAACAATAAGAACCTTGAACAGAAAGAAATTTCATACAAAGCGGTGGGACTTCACTTATTGCTGCTTTATCGGTTAGGAAGGCAGACCGAAGCCTATTATTGGGAGCGAACGAGAGAAGAGATCGCCGATGGGGTGCATGAGAGTTTAAGGACGGAAGTGAGGAGTATTTCAAAAACATGCAAGCATTGCGGAAAAAAACTTCCGCCTAACTTTGGTTTCCCTATCTGCGACCGCTGCCATGCGTTGAATCGCAAGAGAAGGGAAAGGCGGGGGAGTAAGTAA
- a CDS encoding CoxG family protein: protein MGEGVHEMVVDAAIEDVWDFVSVLDHWAPLAPGYINHKIISDEISEWKFKVDTGLFKKKVHAKVEIQEWSKPNRVTFTLTGINEKFSGDGSFEASSLSGSQTNVKGRLSIRPYSSMTKLVSPIIEKTVPDMTKELTNNVVSEIQKRYSARR from the coding sequence ATGGGAGAAGGAGTTCATGAGATGGTGGTGGACGCAGCGATCGAGGATGTGTGGGACTTTGTAAGCGTTCTTGATCATTGGGCCCCACTGGCACCCGGATATATAAACCATAAAATCATCAGTGATGAAATATCGGAATGGAAGTTTAAGGTCGATACTGGTCTATTTAAGAAAAAGGTCCATGCCAAGGTGGAAATCCAGGAATGGAGTAAGCCCAACAGAGTAACTTTTACTCTGACGGGGATAAACGAAAAGTTTTCAGGTGACGGCTCTTTTGAAGCAAGCAGTCTGTCGGGGTCCCAGACAAATGTAAAAGGGCGGCTGTCCATACGTCCATACAGCTCGATGACAAAATTGGTTAGCCCAATCATTGAAAAAACGGTACCTGACATGACAAAAGAGTTAACAAATAATGTCGTCAGTGAAATACAAAAAAGATATTCTGCTCGCCGTTAA